The genome window AAATTTACCTGACGATTGGGTTTGTCCTGTTTGTGGTGCAGGTAAAGAAGAATTTGAATCAGAATAGAAAATTTTTCAGGTAATTGCGTGAACGAACAACCTTTAAAGGTAATAGTTATTGGTGGTGGTGCAGCAGGATTTTTTGGCGCAATTACCTATGCTACTACCTATCCTGACGCTCAAGTTACTTTACTAGAAGCTGGACGCATCCCTTTAGCTAAGGTACGCATTTCTGGTGGTGGTAGGTGTAATGTTACTCATCATTGTTTCGATCCCGTCCAGTTAGTGCAAAATTACCCTAGAGGTGGAAAAGCACTTCGAGGTGCTTTTACTCGTTTTCAGCCCCAGGATACAGTTGCTTGGTTTGAAAACCACGGTGTAGAGTTAAAAACTGAGGCTGATGGGCGAATGTTTCCGGTTACGGATAATTCGGAATCTATTGTCAATTGTCTGCTAAAAGTAGCCAGAGAGGCAAAAGTTCAACTTCGTACTGGTGCAAAAGTAGAGTCAGTAGCAAAGCTTGACTCTGATTTTGAGATTGGGTTGAAAACAGGAGAAAAGTTAATATGTGAAATTGTTTTACTCGCTACGGGTAGCAATCCTACAGGTTATCGTTTTGCTCAATCTCTCGGTCATACTCTTGCTTCTCCAGTACCTTCTTTATTTACTTTTAATATTGTTGACCCTCGTTTGCAAGATTTAGCGGGAATTACTGTGGAAAAAGTAGATTTGCGATTAACTACAGGCAAAAAAAAGTTATCCCAAACAGGTGCTTTACTTATTACCCACTGGGGAATTAGCGGACCTGCTGTCTTAAAACTTTCTGCTTGGGGAGCAAGAATTTTACACGAACATAAATATCAAATGCTCTTGCAAATTAACTGGTTGCCTCAGTATAATTGGGAAAGCTTACGCGATTATTTATTAGCAACTAAAACTCAATATCCTCGCCGTCAAGTGACAACAATTTCCCCAGTTCCGTTACCGAAAAGACTTTGGCAGAGTTTGGTTATGCAATCTGGTATTTCCGAACAACAACGTTGGACAGAATTATCAAAAAAATCTTTAAATAATTTAGTCCGAGAATTAATTCAGGGAAGTTATCAAATTCAAGGAAAAGGTGTTTTTAAAGAAGAATTTGTTACCTGTGGGGGAGTTAATTTGCAAGAAATTAATTTTCAAACAATGGCTAGTAAACTTTGTCCGGGACTTTATTTTGCTGGCGAAATTCTCGATATTGATGGTGTTACTGGTGGCTTTAACTTTCAAAGTGCGTGGACTACAGGTTGGTTAGCAGGTCAAGCAATGGGAAAAAGATAATTATAAGAATAATTTAATTAGCTAGGGTGTGTTTAGATTTCCTGGTAATTATTTGACCAAAAAACACACCCTAGGAAAATTATTAACTATGAGGAATAATATTGGTCTACAAATTTTTGTAGTCCTGCATTATAACCTTGTCCAACAGCTTGAAATCGCCAAGAACCATCTTTTTTATATAAACGTCCAAATTCTACGGCTGTTTCTAAAGAAAAATCTTCTTCTAGTTGGTATTTAGCAACTTCTTTTTCGGTAGATAAGTCATAAATTCGGATATAAGAATTTCTGACTTGTCCAAAATTTTGTTTTCGTGATTCAGCTTCGTGAATAGTAACGACAAAGACTATTTCTGTAATTGAAGGATCTACTTTGGGTAGTTCAACTTCAATAGTTTCGTCATCACCACCACCTTCACCAGTGCGGTTATCTCCTTCAGATTTTACCGCACCATCGGGCGATTGTAAATTGTTGTAGAAAACAAAGTATTTTTCGCTAGGAATTTTTCCATTTGCTCCTAGCATAAATACAGAAACATCTAAGTCAAAATCTGCTCCTGTGTCGCTGACGTTGATATCCCATCCTAAACCAATTCCAGCATACTGTAAGCTAGGTGCCTCTTTGGATAAATCTACTCGCTGTCCTTTACTGAGGTTAATAGACATAATTCCTCTTGGGTTCTACAAGATAAATTTTAGCGAATTTGAGCGACAATTTAATTGTCTGTAAAATAAGTTGATAAGTTATTTAAGTAAATCTTAAGAATTTACCAGATTAAGGGTGAGTTAAGAAAAATTTTAATTTAATTGCTGGTAGAGTTTTTTGCTTGTATTTTATAACTTACCCACCCTAGACAAATCCGAGCTAGTTTTTGTTAACAGTTTTTAAGAATAAGAGTAGACTAAATCTTGTAAACTATTTACTCGGATACCTTCACCGATCGCTGTAACTTGCCAATCGTCATTTTGTCGGGAAACTTCTGCTAAAATCATGCCAGTTTTATCGGTGTAAGATTGTCCAGAAAGATTATAACGGGCAATTTCTCGATTGGTAATTGAATTGACGAGACGAACAAAAGCGTTATTTACTTGTCCAAAATTTTGCTCTCGTTCGAGACATTTATAAATATTAACGGTAAAGACAAGTTTAGTAATTTCTGGAGGAACTAAGGGTAAATTAACGATTACTTGTTCGTCGTCTCCTTCTCCTTCACCTGTGAGATTATCTCCTAAATGAGTAATTGCGCCGGAGGAGTGTTGAAGATTACCATAATAAATGACATTGCTGCGATCGCGTACTTTCCCTTGAGCATTTAAACATAACACAGAAGCATCAAGGTCAAAGTCAGCAGTGTTACTAAAAGCACCGAAAAGTCCCCCACGCTTCTGTTTAACTAAGTCCCAACCTAGTCCACACATTAATTGGGTTAAATCTGGTTCTTCTTTCTTGAGAGAGATCTGTTGTCCTTTCTGAAGATTAATAGTCATCGGAATTTAATGTATAGTTGGCAATGTTTTTATGCTACCTTTGCAAAAGAAAAATTGCTAACTAGAAATTTAGCGATCGCACCAAACGACAAACCTAACAATGAAATTTAGCGAACTGATCGAACAACTCGGAGATTTAGCGACTGAGTGCAATAGCCTTGGTGTTATGCCCGATTGTAACCCGAAAATTGTCGGAGTTACACCGGTGGATGCAGCTACACCTGATACCCTCAGCTACATTGAAGGGGGAAAATTTGCCGCAATGGTCAAGAAAACTGCTGCAACTGCTTTAATTGTGCCACAGGATGAGCAAATTCAGGCAGAAGCGACTCAAAGAGGTATTGCTTGGATTGCGACATCTCAGCCTAGATTACTTTTTGCAATGGCGATCGCACTTTTTTATCAGCCTTATCAACCAAGTCCTGGAATTCATCCTACCGCAGCGATCGCTCCTGGGGTGATTTTAGGGGAAAATGTTTATATTGGTGCTGGTGTGGTTATCGAAACTAAGGTCAAAATTGGTAATGGTGTTTCGATTCATCCGAATGTGGTGATTTATCCCGATGTGGAAATTGGATCTCGCACTACGTTACACGCTAATTGTACAATTCAAGAACGAACTCGCATCGGCAACCATTGTGTCATCCAAAATGGTGCAGTTATCGGTGCAGAAGGTTTTGGTTTTGTTCCAACTCCTCAAGGTTGGTACAAAATGGAACAATCGGGTTATGTCGTCTTAGAAGATAATGTCGAAGTTGGTTGTAATAGTACCATCGATCGTCCCGCCGTGGGCGAAACGAGAATTAAACGTAACACGAAACTAGACAATCTCGTGCATATCGGTCATGGTTGTACTGTGGGACAAAATTGTGCTTTTGCTGCTCAAGTTGGTTTGGCAGGTGGAGTTACAATTGGCAATGGTGTATTATTAGGCGGACAAACAGGAGTTGCTAATCAAGCGAAAGTTGGCGATCGCGCGATCGCTACCGCCAGAGCAGGTATTCATAGTAATATTGAACCTGGAGCAGTAGTTTCTGGCTATCCTGCTATTCCTCATCAAGTTTGGTTGAAAGCTTCTCTTCTCTTCAGTCGTCTCCCAGAAATTTATCAATTCTTTCGTAAATTTAAACGCGAAAAGTCGTAATTACTTAGCAATTATCAGCTAACATTTTCTCAGTTTTCAGGTAATTATAATTTCAGATTATACCGGAGAAGAGAAATTGCCTACAGAAAAACAAGCACTTGCTTCTGTCTTTATCTGTCAACTACTATCTAACTTGTTACAATCTATACATTTATTTCGTTATGACTCATTTCTGAAACAAGTGTATATAATAGCAGGTAAACAAGAAAGCATAGAAATAATTATTTTTGCAGATGGAAATTGGGAGTTTAACAATGACAACACCGAATTTTAAACAAATGAGTCGTTCTGAATTAAAGAAATATATTAGAAATAATCCTACAGATGAGCAAGCAATTCGAGAATTATTTGTCAACCGTCGCAACCCTAACGCTAAACGTTATCCTTACCCTTATGAGATGTCATTTGAAAAAGTAGAGACAATTTTTAAGGATAAAATTAACTCTATAGACTAGGTTTTTTGACAAGGAACTAAGATAAAATTAATCTAACTTTCAACATGAAACTCAAAGTAATTGTTAATCAAGCAGAAGAAGGAGGATATTGGGCTAAAGTACCTGCTTTACCTGGTTGTATCACTGAAGGTGACTCTTGGGAAGAATTAATGGTTAATCTCAAAGATGCAATTGAAGGCTGGTTAGAAGTTGCTAACACTATTCAAGAAACGGAAGCAGGAGAAAAAATTATTGAAATTGCTTTATGACATCTATTTCTGGTAAAAAATTATGTAAAATTTTAGAGAAAAAGGTTAACTTTTGAAACGAATTACAGTAAGTCATCACATTTATCAAAATTCTGGTACTAATCAAATCATTTCTGTTCCAGTTCACAGAAATCAAGATTTAAAAATTGGAACTTTGAAATCTTTGATGAAAGTGGCTGAGTTAACTGAAGAAGATTTAGAATAAATTTCACAAACTAAGAAAAAATAGTAATTCAATTACCATTAAATTTAATGTTATCAAATTTCACTTTGGCTCTCGCTGCAAAATTACTTGATAAACTTACAAATTCCTCGCTCAGAAGTCTTGACAAAATCGCAAAATTCTTGTACTAATTCTTCATCAGGAAAATCTGCTTCTAATTTCGCTACTGCGTCAGAAATATTCAAATTAGACTGATACAATATTTTCAATACTCGCTTTAAAGTTAACCTTTGTTCAGAAGTAAAGCCAGCCCGTCGTAATCCGACGATATTTAAACCCATAATCGTATTACCAGCCAATCCCGGAGTCATGCAAAATGGAGGTATATCGCGTCCCACCGCAGAACCACCGGACATCATTACTAACCTCCCAACTCTGGTAAACTGATGTAGCAAGCAGTTACCGCTAATAAAAGTTTTGTCTCCTACCTCAACATATCCTGCTAATAACGCTCCATTGGCAATAATTACATTATTCCCAACTTTGACGTTATGTCCGAGGTGAGAATTAGCCATCAGTAAGCAATCATTACCTACTTCGGTTGCTGTACCCAGTTTCGTCCCACGATGAATGGTTACTCCCTCGCGAATTGTACAGCGAGATCCAATTTTCACGTAAGTTTCTTCATTCGTAAATTTTAAATCTTGGGGTACATCTCCTAAAACTGCGCCGGAATGTACTTGACAATTCTCTCCTAATGTGGTATTGCGTAAAATAGCCACATGAGAATTGATTACACAACCAGAACCAATGACAACGCGATCGTCAATAAAAGTAAAAGGTCCAATTGTTACATCTTGACCTAACTGAGCGCTCGATGCAACTACTGCGGTTGGGTGAATTGTCACAGGAGTTTACCCAAGAATAAATAACGAATTGGATTGTACCAGTAAAGGCGGGCATTGCCCACCTCAATTACAAATGTAGTTTACTACGTCTGGGCAGTAATTTCTGACTGTAACTCATCTAAACGAGCTAAAACTTCCTGAGAGTGAATTACAGGTTTAACACCGAGGAAGATTTCGCGTAGGATACCCTCTGGATCGATGATATAAGTATGGCGTAACGAGAAAAAGCCTAACCACGAACCATAAGCTTTACTCACCGAACCGTCAGTATCCGCTAATAAAGGAAATTTTAAACCCTCAGAGTCACAAAATTCCCGATGGGAGTCTACATCATTAACACTAACACCAAGAATTTGAGCATTGCGGGTGACGTATTTCGGTAAGTCTTGTTGGAAACGACGCGCTTCTAAAGTACAACCAGAGGTAAAATCAGCAGGATAGAAGTACAAAACTACCCATTTACCTTGATAATCAGAAAGAGAGATTTCTCCGTCTCCGGTGTTAGTAGGAAGTGTAAATTCGGGGGCTGGCTGATTAAGTTCCGGCTGAGTTCCGCCTAAAGCCCACACCGTAGGAGTAAAATTAAACCAAGTGGCGATCGCTAAACTAATCGCTAAAACAATTTTCAGTAGATTACGACGAGACATAAGCTAAGAGAATGATAACTCGTTTAACATAAGTTTACATTCTTCTGGTTCCAAGCTACAGATGTTATACCAATTTGCTTTATCTACATAAAATTGTGTAGAGACGTTGCATGCAACGTCTCTACAAAGTCTGTATCTGTAAGAAAACGGTATTATCTAGACAAATTACTTTCAAATTTCTACAAATCTAGATATTATCTTACTTAAATTATCAGCAACAATTAAGCTAATTAATATAGCAGAGAACGAGTTCTTAGAAGCTCCTAATTTTCGGAAAAGTTTGCTAGAATAAGCTGCGATGGTTGTTCACTGTTCACTGTTCACTGTTCACTGTTCACTGTTTACTGTTTACTGTTATAACTACTCTTTCGCCATAATTCAGTAACCTTTCTAAACTCGCTAAACGATTTGACCAAACTTGAACTTGATAAGGTTTTTCCCTTGCTTGTGACTCCATCCAACCAGAAAAATTACCTCGAAAAGCAGCTAAAGCAACCTTAGCTGCTGATAAATTTTCCGCCGAAGGTTCCGCCGCCAATTTATCTAAAGTTACGGCTAATTTATCCACTTCTTGACTCCATTCTCTCATCACTGATTTAGACATCGCTAAATTATTATTTAACAACAAAAATATCCATTCTTGTTGTAACGCTTGATAGCGAGAAGCCGCCGCCGCAAAAGGTTCTCGATGAGGTAAAGGTTGCTGTTGTTTCGGACTACTTCTAAACTGAGATTCGAGATTATTATTCAGATTTTCCGCCGCAAATAAAGCATAACCTCCCGTAGGCGAATTTCGTAATAATTGCATTTGGTCAATTGCTACTACATCGGGAAGATTTAATAAACGTATTCCTGGTAAAAGAAGTGTTGATTTTAACAAAGCAGGATTGTAAAGTGGTTCAGTCATTTCCTCCAATTTTTCTGTATTTTCAGCATAAGTCATCGGCACCATAATGTCGATATTGCCGCGATTTGCCCATTCTTCCCAGTTTTGTTGAATTTTATTTAAACGTTCTTGTTTGGGAATAGGAAATACCGCCGCCGAAATAATTAAATCTGGGCGTTTTTGGCGCAATCTTTGGAAAGCAGTCGCGACAAAACTATCAACTTGCTGAATGCGAAATTCAGTCCATTTTTGCCAGAGAGAATGACGTGGAGAAAGACTTTTTGGGTCAACTCCACTTAGTTCTTTAAATAAGGTATTTGCTGCTTGACTATAACCGTGACTTTGGTTATTATTTGGGTCTTGAAAAGGATAACGAATATAATCAAATTGAATGCCATCTACATCATATTTAGTGGCAATTTCTTCGAGTAAAGATAATAAATAACTGCGAGCTTCTGAATTAGCTGGATCGAGAAAAGCCTTTTTGCTGTTAGGATGAAATAAATTGCCTCGGTTATCGCGAATTGCCCAATCTGGACGAGCAGCTAAAACGGGTCCAGGATAATTAATTGGCTGACCAATAATAGGATTATGACGTTGATTAGCAGTAGCAAAAATCCACACCCAAGCGTGTAATTCCATCCCACGAGATCGCGCTAATTTAATTGCTGCTGCTAAGGGGTCCCAACCTTTAGTTAAAGGATTTTGTTCGGGTGCAACTTGACTCGGATAAATTGGATAACCCGCATTAACAGTTTCAAAGAAAACAGTATTAATACCTGCTGCTGCCATGCGATCGAAAATGCGTGCTAAATCCTGTTCAGATTTAGCTTGAACAATCGTACCGCGATCGAGCCACATCGCCCTAATTTCTGCCCCATGTGCTGCTACCGGATAATTATCGAGTAAACTACGTCGTGCTTGCTGCCACTCACTACGGGCGCGATCGTAGTTTTGTGTTTCAATAGATTGGACGAAATTTTGCAATCCCGATCGCGCCTGTTCTAAAGCTTGATTCGTGCTAGGATTTTTAACTTGAGGCGATTTCTCAGATTGTTCCACCGCTTCAGTAGTTGACAAATTCAGCTTTTTGTGAGTGAGATCCGCAGCCAAAATTGCACTTTCATACCTACCGATTAAACTTGTCAACTCTTCGCGCATAGCGACAACTTGACGAGCCGCAATTGGCGTTCCTCGACTTGTAGGAGGACTCGGTTGAGGTTGAGAGTTGCGAGGAGGTAAAGCCGCCCTAGGGGTACTAGGAGGGGAATTATTTACCGTAGGATTCGAGTTAGGACGATTTTGTCGAGGAGGGAGAGAAGCAGTATCGATGACATTTATCGCACTTGGTTCACTCGCAGCCACACTACCACCATTACAAGCACCCAAACTTTTTCCCGAAGCCGCCGTAAAACTGCCGTAGCGCCCCACAGCCGCTTCCAACCAAGCCGCATCAATTTCCGCAGTGGAAGCCGTATCAACACCCCAACGCCAACCCAAAAACGTCGAATTTTCCGTTGTAATCACCGCCGGAGGAGTCCCATCAGATTGCCAAACCGCCGCCGTAGAGGAATTCAAACCAGCCGGAATAACTACACCACCACGCAGAGTACCAGAAAGATTCTTTTTGCGTACCCAAATTTGCTGTCTGGTGCGTAAAGGATCGAGGGTTGCGGGACTAGAAAGAGGAAAACCCCAATAAGCACCGAGTAGCGATCGCAACTGAGAACGGACATTAGCTTGAGATAAACTTCCTGTCGGACCGCTAGCGATCGTACGTCCGCCTAAATTTACCCAAGATTGTAAAGCCTGTACCTGTTCTCCTGTCATTGTTTCCACATTGGGAATTAACAGTACCCCTACTCCAGTTAAATCCTCAGCTTCATCTAAATTGGCTAATTCTACGACACAATAATCAAACCCCGTCGCTTGCAATCGCGAAACAATTCCTTGCCATTGTTGAGCATTTTCCGGACTTCTGACTACACCCAATCTACCCGTTTCTGCACTTTTCCCCGGAGCAGGAAAAAAACTAAATAATAGCAACCAGGAGATAAAAAAAAAGCCAATTTTGCTGACTTGAGAACTTAACCCAAAATTCTTATTCCGATGCTGAGAATTTTTCGTTAGGTAACTAAAAATTAGCTTGCTTTTGATACCGATTTTGTCTTCAACCTGGGAAAGGTTTGTGTTTGCCACCTTCTTTGTGATTGTCCGGTTAATTAGCGTCATTTCTCACCAAGTTCAGCCTAATTTTTCGGCAAATTAATCGCTCTAAGGATGATTTTCAACTTAGAGCGTAGGAGTACAGAATTCAATCTGCTTGCATCATCTAAGATAGACATCATCAGTGGCACCGAGCAAACTTTTAGATTGGGAAACGCTCGATCTGAACCACAGCTTGACGGGCATTTTGCTCTAAAGCTTCAGAAACGCCAGGAATTTGTGGAATTTGCCAAAGCACATCTACCGTACGACGGAACATTCTCACCAAATCGCCATCATCCAAACTTGTATTTTCGCACAATTGATTCCATTCCAGACTACCATCAGCGATCGCCCAATTTTCCACCAAAGCCACCAGATCGTCTTCCAGCCAAACTGGGATAGCCACATCATAGCGATGCTGAACTTGAATTAACTTCCGACGCTGTTGGCGTAAACTATCCAAAGTGGCGATTACTTCTGGAGAACAGCGATAATTAGTCCAACTGTCAGGTTTAGGAGGTTCGCTAATCAAAGCGCAAACCGCAGCCGCTAATTGTGCTGGCTTTAATCGATCCAACGCTCCCGATATAAAAGCTAACCCTAACCAAAGTTCATTATCACAGCGAATCGCCGCCGCCGCTTGTCCTAATTTGGTGGGAGTGTATTCCGTAAGCGCATCAAACTCTTGTAATACCTTGACCAAATTGAGAAATTCTTGCCAATAATAGGAACCGCGAGACTTTTGTTTGCGATAATTAACTTGTAGTTGATGAATTTTTTCCCGTAATTTTCTGGCGCGATCGCTGCGTTTAATTAAACTACTTGGTTTACCTAATTCATTTAAAGGATGATTTGCCAGTTGTTCTTCTACTGACTCAATCCGCAACCTTTGTTCTTTTACTTCCGGAGCTTCCCAAATTGCCTCTAAATTTTTCGGCAGATTTTTCGCAATTTGAGCAGTTTCCGGAGCGCCTTTTTTCGAGCCACCTAATTGACAAGGTAAATCGTTAGGAGGAGCTAAATTTTTCAAATCCAATTCGGGTAAAGTAGTTTTGTCTATACCCACAACATCAACACTAGAAACCACATACCAGCGATTATTTGCTGCCAAACAAACCAAATAAATCAGATTACCCCGTCCCGGTACTCGACAAACCAATACTGCTGGGATGGGAGAACTTACCTTAACGTGTTTACCTTTGAGATCAAGAATTTTGCCTAGTTTAACTCGCTCTAGCTCGGATCTAATTTCTTGAATTCTGACTGACTCAGCTTGTTGTTGTAAAGTTTTCGCTAAACGACGTTCTTCCCGAAGTCGTTCCTTAAGTTTTTTATAGCTAGAAATTTGTTCAATATCCAAGTTAGCTAATTCGATTTCCAGCTTAGCTAGTTGCGTCGTTAATTCAGCAATTTCTTGCAGTTGAGGATCGAGTTTTTGTCTAGCCAAATATTCAGCAAAGCTACCTTCAAGTAATTTCTCAACTTCTTCCAAAGCATGAGTTTGCAGTAAATTCAGTACCATACCATAAGAAGGAGCAAACCAACTTCGCAGTGGTTCCGGTTCCGCAGTCGCCAGATAAGCACCTTCTTTGGCTCCCTCAAAAGGAGTTTGGGAGATCGTCACATGACCTACAGTATCCATACCGCGTCTTCCAGCCCTACCAGCAACCTGTAAAAATTCAGAAGGTGTGAGCAATCGATGACCATCATCACTTCTTTTCGACAGCGAGGAAATTACTACAGTCCGAGCAGGCATATTAATTCCTGCGGCTAAAGTTGAAGTAGCAAAAACTACCTTTACCAAACCCATCTCAAACAGTCGTTCCACCAACTCTTTCCAAGCAGGTAAAATTCCCGCATGATGAGCAGCAATACCTTTTTTCAGAGGTTCGACTTGGTTCGATCTTGCTGCTTCGTGAGGATTTTGCGCTAAAAATTCATCTACCAGCTTGGATAGCTCAGCCGCTTCTCGAGCATTTACTAGCTGAAAATCGCTATCCTCAGCTAAATTAATTACCGCGCGATCGCAACCCCGACGATTAAAGATCAAGTAAATTGCTGGGAGCATATCCCGTTGCTGTAACTGCTCGACTATCAAAGCAATACTGGGACAATCTTCTCGTCTGGGTCGTCTTGGAGCCTGCTTTCCTTTAGCATAAGGCTTCAAGCGAGGATTAATATCTGTTTGCTTTTTATTGAGTAAAGGAAACAATCCCTTATTATTACTAAAGTAAAACTTTAAAGGAACCGGACGATAGTTAGAGTTAATTAAGACCGTCGAACCATGTACTTGATCGATCCAATCAGTAAGTTCTCCAGGATTACCAATCGTTGCCGAAAGCGCTAGCAACTGAATTTGCGGGGGACAATAGATAATCGATTCTTCCCAAACTGTACCTCGTTGGCGATCGCTCAAATAATGGCACTCATCTAAAACTACTGCTTCTACATCCGCTACAGTTGTACCCACCTGTCCAATCGGAGTTCCATAAAGCATATTCCGGAAAATCTCCGTCGTCATCACCAAAATCGGCGCTCCAACGTTAATTAAAATATCCCCGGTAATTAAACCAACTTGCTTCTGACCAAAAGACGAGCAAAAATCGCGAAACTTTTGATTAGAGAGAGCTTTAAGAGGAGTAGTGTAGAAAAGCCGCTTCCCTCTAACCAAAGCACGATGAATCGCGTACTCAGCAATGACAGTTTTTCCCGAACCCGTCGGCGCACAAACCACAATGGATTTATTATCGTCCCAAGCAGCGATCGCTTTCTTTTGGAAATCATCCAGTTTAAAGGGAAATAAGGTATTTAAATTTAATACTGAGGTG of Oscillatoria salina IIICB1 contains these proteins:
- a CDS encoding DEAD/DEAH box helicase, with protein sequence MNVSSTSVLNLNTLFPFKLDDFQKKAIAAWDDNKSIVVCAPTGSGKTVIAEYAIHRALVRGKRLFYTTPLKALSNQKFRDFCSSFGQKQVGLITGDILINVGAPILVMTTEIFRNMLYGTPIGQVGTTVADVEAVVLDECHYLSDRQRGTVWEESIIYCPPQIQLLALSATIGNPGELTDWIDQVHGSTVLINSNYRPVPLKFYFSNNKGLFPLLNKKQTDINPRLKPYAKGKQAPRRPRREDCPSIALIVEQLQQRDMLPAIYLIFNRRGCDRAVINLAEDSDFQLVNAREAAELSKLVDEFLAQNPHEAARSNQVEPLKKGIAAHHAGILPAWKELVERLFEMGLVKVVFATSTLAAGINMPARTVVISSLSKRSDDGHRLLTPSEFLQVAGRAGRRGMDTVGHVTISQTPFEGAKEGAYLATAEPEPLRSWFAPSYGMVLNLLQTHALEEVEKLLEGSFAEYLARQKLDPQLQEIAELTTQLAKLEIELANLDIEQISSYKKLKERLREERRLAKTLQQQAESVRIQEIRSELERVKLGKILDLKGKHVKVSSPIPAVLVCRVPGRGNLIYLVCLAANNRWYVVSSVDVVGIDKTTLPELDLKNLAPPNDLPCQLGGSKKGAPETAQIAKNLPKNLEAIWEAPEVKEQRLRIESVEEQLANHPLNELGKPSSLIKRSDRARKLREKIHQLQVNYRKQKSRGSYYWQEFLNLVKVLQEFDALTEYTPTKLGQAAAAIRCDNELWLGLAFISGALDRLKPAQLAAAVCALISEPPKPDSWTNYRCSPEVIATLDSLRQQRRKLIQVQHRYDVAIPVWLEDDLVALVENWAIADGSLEWNQLCENTSLDDGDLVRMFRRTVDVLWQIPQIPGVSEALEQNARQAVVQIERFPI